TAATCAGTGAAGTGTAGGGTTCCAAGCCAAAGCAAAATCAAAGTGGGGCATACCTCCAGTTTTCCTATTTTTACCTTCTGTTTTCACATCCCTtctcaaataaattcaaaatccGCGACAAAATTATAAcaaaacatgattttttttggtttaaccTACCAGTGCTCGTAGCAACGCCTACCCATCCTGCAATTCAAGCAAGCACGGATTGCTACATTCTCCTTCAACACccgtgaaaagaagaaaatggttGATGGAGCTAaataatatacaatatatgGATACTCAATGACGTCCAGGCAACTATCTCATACTGGTAGCTGTCTTGCCCTTGCTGAGATCCGCAAGCTCCTCAATGATTTTTCGCTCTTCGTTGCTCAATCTCTTAGGAATTTCAACCTGGACCCGAACTAACTGATCACCTCTCATGTTGCTTTTATTCAGCACCGGAACACCTTTCTTCGCCATTACAAGTGTGGTATTTGGCTGGGTTCCAGCCGGGATCTTCAAATCAACTATTCCATCAACTGTTGGCACTTTGACTGTTGTCCCCAAGATTGCATCTACATATGATACCTTGCAGGTGTATAATATGTTCGTGTCATCACGTTTTAGGACTGGGTCTGGGATCACTTCAATAACCACAAACAGGTCACCAGGAGACCCTCCTTTCTTTCCAGCATTACCTTCAGATCGGACTCTTAAACGGCTACCAGAGTCCACACCGGCTGGCACCTTCAGACTAATACGCTTTGTCCTTCTCACCCGTCCATCTCCGGAACAAGTGTTGCATGGCGTAGAAATCTCCCCTGTCCCACCACATGAGGAGCATGTCATTACTTGCTGGAAGACACCTAACGGAGTTCTTGCCGATGAGACAACCTGGCCTTGCCCACCACATGTACTGCATGTAGATGGCTTTGTCCCTGGTTTTGCACCAGAACCATTGCAAGTACCACAGCTCTCGAGTCGAGTTATTTCAATCTCTTTTTCTACTCCAAAAACTGCTTCCTTGAAATTTAAAACAAGGCTGTAATATTCATCTTGGCCATCAACTGCTCTGCTCCTGGAACCTCTACCGCCCATGCCTCCCATGCCACCCATACCTCCCATGCCCTCAAACAAAGactcaaacaaatcaaaaggaTTGCTGAAATCCTGCTTGGTAAAAAGATCACAAGCAATAAGAGGATAGAAGATGTTGAGAATATCAATAAATTGACATCAATGCGGGTTCGCTTACCCCCATGCCCATGCCAGCCCCCTTAAGTCCAGCCTCTCCATACTTGTCATACAAAGATCGTTTCTCATCATCAGACAAAACCTGACATAACacattttcagtttttaaaAACGAATTACTATAGCAAAAATCCCCAAAATGGCCAGCACAAGCAAAGGTTACGATGAGAATAGCCATCAAAGAGATCATCTACCTCATATGCATTACTGATTTCCTTGAACTTCTCTTCTGCACCAGGATCTCTGCAGAAATGGGACAATTCCAACAAAGACGATGAAAAACAAGCAATCTTGTCCATAAAAATCTAAATGACCAATGGACTGTAAAAATAGACATATGCAATGCATGGTCCATCTTTGGAATGAAACAACATCAGAAATAAAACATCTGACCATAGAATGTATGATTGTTGTCCTAAGTTTCATCCCTTCCATGCGACAGACCAGAAAATTTCGACCAC
The window above is part of the Tripterygium wilfordii isolate XIE 37 chromosome 3, ASM1340144v1, whole genome shotgun sequence genome. Proteins encoded here:
- the LOC119995237 gene encoding chaperone protein dnaJ A6, chloroplastic-like, whose amino-acid sequence is MAIIPCGNTSVAQWGICPQFMLRSCLANRIAMPLNCISNKMSFLGASGSSLFSRDSFPVLSFIGSSRSSHQQRGSRFIVRADADFYSVLGVSKNASKPEIKSAYRKLARSYHPDVNKDPGAEEKFKEISNAYEVLSDDEKRSLYDKYGEAGLKGAGMGMGDFSNPFDLFESLFEGMGGMGGMGGMGGRGSRSRAVDGQDEYYSLVLNFKEAVFGVEKEIEITRLESCGTCNGSGAKPGTKPSTCSTCGGQGQVVSSARTPLGVFQQVMTCSSCGGTGEISTPCNTCSGDGRVRRTKRISLKVPAGVDSGSRLRVRSEGNAGKKGGSPGDLFVVIEVIPDPVLKRDDTNILYTCKVSYVDAILGTTVKVPTVDGIVDLKIPAGTQPNTTLVMAKKGVPVLNKSNMRGDQLVRVQVEIPKRLSNEERKIIEELADLSKGKTATSMR